One Acaryochloris thomasi RCC1774 genomic window, TAAAGGCCACCATCCAAATCCAGTTTTGATGACCGTTTAATGTCTGCAGACACTGCCCTGAAGGCATATCCCACAGACGAATGGTTTGGTCCGCACTACCGCTGGCTAGTTGGGTGCCATCGGCGCTAAAGGCCACTGACCATACACCATGCTTGTGATCGATGAGTGTGTTTAGGCATTCACCCGTAGGTGATGCCCATAGCTTGATAGTAGAATCGGCGCTGCCGCTGGCCAGGTAGCCTCCGTTAGGGGCAAACGCAACGGACCAAATGCCGTGCCTATGTCCTTCTAAAACCCGTAGGCATTCACCTGTGTTCACATCCCACAGTCGCACGGTGCGATCGGCGCTACCGCTGGCTAGCAGTTTTCCATCAGGGCTAAAGGCGACCGACATCACCCAGTTCTGATGTCCTTCTAAAATGTGTAGGCACTCACCTGTGTTCACATCCCACAGTCGCACGGTTCGATCAGCGCTAGCGCTGGCTAGCTGCATTCCGTCGGGACTGAACACAACTGAGCACACCCAGTTTTGATGTCCTTCAAACGTAGAGATGTGCGAGCAAATATCGGCAATAGACCCTGGTGATGCGGCGGATGGCAATTGCGATCGCCAAAGCCAGATCTCGCCGTTCGTGTCGCCTGTTGCGAGTGCGTTGTCTTCAGCTCTGAAGGCCATCGCGCGGATGCTGCCGAAGGGCTGATTAAAAATCGAGTCAGACAGATCCGACCCAGAAAAATTGACGTTGTGTAGGGTCAGTCCCTGAAGCGAGGTTTGGCGAAGGGTGAGGTTTGAAAAGTCGTAGCCCTGCAGGTCGATCCCTAGATGATGCAAGAGGGTCAGGACATTGCTGCCTAAATAGCTAAGATCGCGTGTTGGCAGCCTCTGCACTGGCTCAAGACTTGCAGTTAGTGTTGAGGCTAAGGCTTCTGTCGACGACCATTCTGTCTGTAGCTTCGACATAATGGGAGCTAAAATTAGCCGAATTTGAGCTTGATAGATGTGGTCACCACTATTTGCCTTAACTAGCCCGTAAGAACGTAGTTGATCAGGCGTTTGACTGCGAACCTCCTCACAGACTCGGTCAATTAGCTCTCCCGTAAAGTAGTCCATGATCACCGCTTGCTGAGTGATGCGAGAGCCATTTTTTTCCAGCAACGAGCGTCGCTCTAAAGAGTCTATGGCCTGCAACAGCTTGTTAAGCGGCACTGTCTCAACCATATCTAGTTGAAGCGTTCGCCACACCACCGGCTCTCGGTTGACCGCCAGCCAATACATGATGTCCCGCTCCATGGCAGGCAGTCGTTTCATTTGCTGCGCCAGCAGCTGTTTAATATCACCAAAAATGAATAAATCTTGCTGCGCCAGCTCCAAGAAAGCAGAAAGGCTCCCGTCGAAGTAGTCTCTGACTGACGCTGCGATAATCTTGAGGGCAAGTGGATTGCCACTATAGACTTTTACGAGCTGATTCCACTCAGCCTCAGTGCCTATAAATGGGCTATTGACTTGGCCGGTTGCATGGATCAGCGCTTGCCCTTCAGCCGTAGAAAGGCCTGAGAGCTGCAAGCTGCGGATCGGAGATGTTTCGCCAACTTGAACTGAGATCTCCTTGGGTAGCTCACGCGAGGTCAGCAAAATGCTGCTGTTATGGTCGGTTTCACTCAGGGTTCTAAGCAGTTGACCATAGCCTTCATATCCTGAGAGGTAAGTACCTGCACGATCGCCTTCCCCAAAAAGCGATTCAATATTGTCAAGAACAATTAAGCAGCGCTCATTACGCAGGCAGTTCATCAGCTGTAACAGCTGAGCGTCAAAACTTTCAGCGACTTCATTGCCAATTAGATGAACCGTTGGCCGCTCTATAAAAAAGTTAAGAATGCTCGCTAGTATCTCTTGAACCGGCGGTGCATTTTTCAGACTGCGCCATATTAAATAGTCAAAACGATCTGCGACGCGATGCGCCAGCTTTGCACTCAGTGTCGTCTTCCCAATGCCGCCGATGCCACAGAGCGCCACAAGACGACATCGCTCCTGAACAAGCCAACCTTCTAAGGTTGCTAGCGTCTGCTCACGCCCAAAGAAGACAGAACTATCAATCGCTTCACCCCAGTCTTGAGTGTCTTGGGATGCAGATGCTTGCTCCGTATTGCGCTGAGCAGAGTCCTCTCTAGCACTGTCTTTAGCAGTTTGGCGATTTTCTCTCTGGACAATCGGTGAGCTAGTTTTTTTCGGTAGCTCCAGGTCTAAATCGGCTATTTCTTCCCATTCTAGATTGAGCACTGTGCAGAGTTCGGTGAATGTGGCAAAGTCTACGGGTTTACCACTTAAGAATTTTTTGACGGTTGCTAGAGAATAGCCCGCTCTTTCAGATACAGCACGCTGAGTCAGAAACCCGTTGCGCTTAATAGCGATCCGAAGGGTCTGCAAACGACCTTGATGGGCTTTCAGCGAACGGGGCATGGCTATTTAACCTAGGTGGAATTTGAAGAAAACGATAAGAAGTGGCTAAGTATTTATCAGGGCTAGGTCGCAACATCATGCATTGATTCTGTTGCAATCATCAAAACAGACACTAATTATAGTGTTGCCGTATCCAAGCTTCAAAGCCAGACATAGCATTTCCTAAAATCCCTGCAACAGGACCCTACAGTCCGCGTTGGCTTCAGGGCAGCGGCCAAAAATCTGCTTTAGAGATCGTGGCTAATAAATGATGGGCATCACTGCAGGTCCAGAGGAGTTGGATTAGGTTTGCGAAGGCCGACCGGAGGTCATCGCATCTCCAGACTGTAGCTAACTTGGATCAAAATGAATATGCGTCTCGGTTTGAGCGAAAGGTTGTAGATCAGACACCTCTGAAACATTAACGCATTTAGCACCGCTCTCTTGTCGCGCATTGGGAGCCTAGCCCCGCGTTGAGTGATGAAAGGTGGGTGTTCCGGCTTCTAGCTGGCTTCTAGCTGGAGATGGACCAACAGCGGACAACGTCTCTTGTTCTCGCGACGTAGACCTTCGCCCAATGAAACCCAATGTTCTTGCTTAGCCCTCCACAAACTAGGCTTGTGACACCCTATTTTGTCCCATTGAGGTTTCTTCTTAGTTCTACGAAGATTGAGATTGTCAAGCGAATATATCAATTCGACTCCACCAATCTTTATTTATAACTAGGACAAATAGGATGAAAACATCTCAAGTAATCGCTCATAATCTAGTCAAAAAAGGTTTGCTTCTCACTGCAACTACCGCTTTAAGTCTGGCTGCAGTTACAACTTTCACCCATGCACCGGCCCATGCTTTTTGCATTGAGCTACCCGGACTCAGGCTCGGGTGCGACGGTGGCACAACACCCATTACTCCTCCCTCAGTACCCAAATATTCTGTTGCTCAGAAGAACCCGCATACCCGAAGTGTTGTGCAACGTTTTGGCCCCGTTGACAAACTGAAAGTCAACGATCTGATTGAAGTCGCACTGGAGACCGTTCGTTCTCAGGGAGGTGGCTTCGGTCGTCGCCGAGAAATTATTGCAGAGAATGAAACCCTTGAAAATCCACAACGATCTGTGGTCACGATTACGGAAGAAGGATTTGCCGATGACTCTGTCCGAGGCCACCGATATACGCTTCAGTTGCAGAAAGATGCTGATGGGAACTGGGTCGTTGCTGACCTGCAGAAGTCATGGGTTTGCCAGTCTGGTCGCGGATCTCAAGTTTACGCTCAAGAACTTTGTCATTAAATTCAGGCTCTTCGGCTTCAAGGTTGGTGAGCCTGTGAAATCAACGCAATTATTAGGTTTATCTCATGAAAAATAATCAGTTTAGAATTCTCGGGGCTGTTATTCTCTGCAGCAGTCTGCTCTCTTGCAAATCGATTGAAGCGAAGCAATCAACTCAACTGCAAACGCCTACTGCAGAATCAGCGACAGCCCAATCCTCCGAGGATACAGCAGAGTCTGTAGCACTAACGCTACCGTCAGGTCAGCCTGCTACGCGACTGGTGGACGATCTGCAAAAGTCGGTTATTTTTAATCAAATTCTGCAGCAGAAGCAAAAGCTGGGGCTTTGTCAAGACAGTATTGACCACACAGAACCAAGGGCGACTGAGGTCTTTAGCAACGGTCAAGGTCAATATCTAGTCAATGTTTTATGTTTCACGGCGGCTTACCAAGGGGCCTATGAATTTATTTTGGTTGAGGGCGTCAATAATCAGTTTGAGATCAAACATTCAGGTCTCTCGCTAGCTGGGTATCCAACATTGGATAAAAAGACAAATGTTTTATACAACGATTACAAGCTCAACGGTGCAGGGAGCTGCATTCAGTCTTCGCAACACCACTGGGATGGTTATCAGCTGAAACTGGTTTCCTCTGTTTTTGAAGATGGTGTAGAGAACGGCTGCAAAGATTTGGGGGTGCGATCGCCCTCTGCAGACAAGCTCATTACCGCGACAAGCGTTGGTCCCGCTAAGCTGGGAATGACGTTGGCAGAGCTTCGGCAAGTCTTGCCTTCTAATGCCAAACTTGAACCTACTCAGTTAGGTGTTGATTTGCCCTCTGGGGCAAGAGTGAGTTTCGGTGGAGAGGTCCAGTATGATCTAGCCTTCGATTCTGAGAATGCTAAGACATCTCCTATTTTTGATCAGTCTAGGATTAAGTGGATTATTGCTCGAAATCCTTTGTACCAGACGGCAGAAGGTGTTGGTCCTGGAACGCTGCTCAAAGAGGCCGTCTCGCATTACGGTGCTGCAACATTGGCCTATAACTATGAGAGTGAAAGCCGTGAATCTATCGATTTTGCGAAGGGGCCATTCTCTACAACTTCGGGGACAAGAGTTTGGATTCGCTCTAATCAATGGACGCTGACTGATTTTGCGGGTCTCTATCCCGAGGACGAACAGCGGGCTAGCTATCAGCAAACGCAAAACTACCGCGATCACGCAGCAATTGGGTCCATTGCAATTTATCAGTCTCCTGCCCACTGAGCGGGTGGCAATAATTGCTCCCTTTAAGTCCTATCCATCTCAAAACCAATGAAAATAACGTCTAAAGCAATTCTTTGGCTGC contains:
- a CDS encoding WD40 domain-containing protein, with the protein product MPRSLKAHQGRLQTLRIAIKRNGFLTQRAVSERAGYSLATVKKFLSGKPVDFATFTELCTVLNLEWEEIADLDLELPKKTSSPIVQRENRQTAKDSAREDSAQRNTEQASASQDTQDWGEAIDSSVFFGREQTLATLEGWLVQERCRLVALCGIGGIGKTTLSAKLAHRVADRFDYLIWRSLKNAPPVQEILASILNFFIERPTVHLIGNEVAESFDAQLLQLMNCLRNERCLIVLDNIESLFGEGDRAGTYLSGYEGYGQLLRTLSETDHNSSILLTSRELPKEISVQVGETSPIRSLQLSGLSTAEGQALIHATGQVNSPFIGTEAEWNQLVKVYSGNPLALKIIAASVRDYFDGSLSAFLELAQQDLFIFGDIKQLLAQQMKRLPAMERDIMYWLAVNREPVVWRTLQLDMVETVPLNKLLQAIDSLERRSLLEKNGSRITQQAVIMDYFTGELIDRVCEEVRSQTPDQLRSYGLVKANSGDHIYQAQIRLILAPIMSKLQTEWSSTEALASTLTASLEPVQRLPTRDLSYLGSNVLTLLHHLGIDLQGYDFSNLTLRQTSLQGLTLHNVNFSGSDLSDSIFNQPFGSIRAMAFRAEDNALATGDTNGEIWLWRSQLPSAASPGSIADICSHISTFEGHQNWVCSVVFSPDGMQLASASADRTVRLWDVNTGECLHILEGHQNWVMSVAFSPDGKLLASGSADRTVRLWDVNTGECLRVLEGHRHGIWSVAFAPNGGYLASGSADSTIKLWASPTGECLNTLIDHKHGVWSVAFSADGTQLASGSADQTIRLWDMPSGQCLQTLNGHQNWIWMVAFSPDGTQLASGSADQTVRLWDVQTQQCLRVLTGHSNWVWSVAFSSDGNYLTSGSEDRTLRLWHLGNGQCLKSLQGSGNWVWALAFSPDGSQLASGQGDRNIYLWDMQAADLENASEPLSGVQEAIWSVAFSPSGQQLASGNEEGDVHLWQLNKQQSHCHFSGHTKSVWSVAFDPSGSLLASGSADQTIKLWNVDRGNCQQTLTGHRHWVSSVAFHPQKNLLASGSYDRTIKLWDLNTYDCIDTWEGHTSGLWCIAFSPTGDFLVSSSMDQTIRLWDTSTGTCEQVFQDHENWVISVAVSPDGKWIASGSADRTVRLWNTQTREPVHILKGHMNSIWSVAFSPDGRTLASGSDDKTIRLWSINTGKCLKTIKNKEPYDGMNIAGVEGLTESEISTLQQLGAIDASAEN